Below is a window of Brachyspira hampsonii DNA.
TGCAGCTATTTGTCCAAATCCGTAAGGATCTGCTATTACAGGGGGAAAATAATCCACTGTAAATATTAAAGCATTATCATCTGAAATTTTATAAACTCCTGCATCATCTCCTATATCAACATCTGAAAGCAAATTTGAATCTGTTTTTATCTGCATTAAAGGAGCAAGCGTTTTTTCTAGTAAATCAGGCGGAATTTTGGCAGAACAGCCTCCCTCCAAAGCACATGATAATAATTCTATTTGTTCTTTTGTTTCTTCCGTATTATTTGTAATATTTGACATAATAAGCACCTATAAATTAATTTTTATATTAATAGAATATATACTATACAATGGAAAATTCAAATATTTTATTTAAATAATGTTTTTTAAAAGCTTATATTATATTTAATTATCTATAAAAGTAAATTTTTTTTACTTTATTCAGATTATAAAAGTATATATGTTGTATTTGTATTATAAAATCTATAAAATATATATTTTAAGTAAATTTTTTGTAAATTATATGTAAACTATATTGACAAATATACGATTTAGGCTATACTTATAATTGTAAAGATAATTTACATATAGCAAAACAATAAAAAATAAAAACAAAAGGAGATTTACTATGACTAAAAAATTATTCGCTTTATTAATAACTTTAACTATAATTTCTACTTCAAGTGCTTTTGCTGATTTGGTAGTACCAGCTTCTTCACTTCCTCAGAGGGCTAGAAGTTTCATACAGCAAATTTATCCAAATGTACAAATATGGAAAGTAGAAAGAGATGACGGAAAATTTGAGGTAAAATTATCTAATGGTGCTAAAATAGATTTCTTATACAATGGCGATTGGCATAGCATAGACGGTGAGTATAATGCTGTACCTTTCTCTGCTTTACCTGCTAATATAGCCAGCACTATAAGAAACACTTATCCTCAGGCTGCTGTTATAGATGTAGAAAAAGAATGGGGTAATTACAAAGTAAAATTAAATAACTTTATGGAATTATTTATCTCTGCTAACGGACAGTTAATGGGACAGAAATTTGATGACTGATAAATACTGATTAAATACAAATATTGAAGATTGTTTATACTAAGATACTAATTATTTATTGAAAAATACCAACAAAGAGAGGGAGTTAAAAAATAGCTTCCTCTTTTTTTGTTTAAATAAAAAAGCATCTATATATTTTTATAGTTTTATTCTGCCCGCCCACCCGCCCCCTTACTATATTTTTTAATACTTAAAAAAATTTTTTATTCATATTTACTTAAAATTTTTATTATGCTAGCCTTTGTATAAATATTATAATTATATTGGAGATATAAAATGTATCATTCAAGATTTAAGGGCAGTCATTATGAAGCTGGATTTAAATATGGTAAATTGCTTTCTAAAAATAATATTAACCCATTAGAAAAAATTAAAATATCAAATGATAGAAAATATTTTGCTAATAAATGCATGCCAATATACAATCAATTTTTTCCTGAAATAATAGAAGAAATAAAAGGAATATCCGACGGACTAAATACAAATGATAATATAAAAATAGATTATAAAAATATATGCGAATTTTTATTTACAATATATGCTTTTACTTTTGATAATAAATGTTCCTCTTTTGCTTTCAAAACAGATAATGATATAATACTTGTCAAAAACAGTGATTTTTTAAAAGATATAAAAAATTATTGCGACAGTATGTATTATAAAATAAATAGTTCTTATTTATTTATTGGCAATACTACAGCATTTATAGAAATTGAAGATGGTATAAATGAAAAAGGACTTGCAGCAGCATTAACTTTTGTGTATCCCACAAAAATAGATTACGGATTCAATGCCGGAATGATAATAAGATATATTTTAGAGAAATGCTCTACTGTTGATGAGGCTTTAGAGTTTTTAAAAAATATTCCAATTTCATCTGCACAGAATATAATATTGGCAGATAGAAAAGGAAGTATTGCATTAATAGAATGTAATTGCAAAAAAGTAGAAATAATTAAAAATGATTATGTGTTTATATCAAATCATTTTGTAAGCAAGTCTATGAAAGAATATAATACTAATATTGAAGATGATATTTATTCTAATGAAAGATATATAACTATGGAAGATGCATTCAAAAATTATGATTATGATTTAAATTTTGCAAAAAAACTTATTTCAGGAGAGTATGGATTTTTATGCCAATATGATAGAAAACTCAATTTTGATACTGTTTGGTCGGCAATATATTCAATAAAAAACAAAAAAGTATATATAGCAGAAGGAAATCCGTCAAGAAAAAAATTCAAAGAGGATAATAGATTAAAATTTGATTATTGATTTTATTTTATAAATAGTATATTTTGTATGAAAATATTTTAAAGGTTTATTATAGTGCTTTCATTAGAAGAGATTAATAACATAGTAGAAAAAAATTATAATAAAAAATTTGATAAAACTACTTCATTTATAGATGATTCTATAATATCAAATGTACTTATAAAAGATAAAAGCAGTAAAGTTACAAGTAAGGTAATAAGATATATTTTAGGAGAATACTTAGATATAAAAGAGGCTTACAGATTAAGAAATGCTGATATGATAGGTAATTCTTTAGATAGTGAAAGTTTAAATGAGGCTCTTGAAAAAGTATATAAATTATGGAATGAGGATAATAAAAAGAAATCAATACTTTATCCTTACTGCATATTTGCAAACAATATACAGCTTGATAATTTATACAAAAGGGCAGTATCTATTGCAAGCGGAAGATTCAAATTGGCATGCTCTATGCTTGAGGCTATTGCTTTAAGCGGTACAAAAAAAGGTTTAGCATTAGTATATGAAGCTTCTAGGAAATTCAAGCAGGCTAGTGTCAAAAATACATGTTCATTTATTATAGAGGATATAACTAAAAAATTGGGTATAAGTAAAGAGGAATTTGCTGATAGGATTATACCGGATTTCGATTTTGATAGAAATGGGATTAGAATTATAGAAAGCGATAATAAAAAATTTAAAATAACATTGAAGCCTGATTTTACTATATCAATATTCGATGAAATAAAAAATAAAGAATACAAAACATTACCGAAAGATTTTCCTCAAACTCCTAAAAAAGAATTAACAAAATTAAAAAGTGAAATAAATAAAATGCTTAAAACTCAAACTGATCGTTTGCTGTTAGTATTAATGGACGGCAGAAAATGGACATTAAATGAGTGGAAAGAAATATTTTTTGATAATCCTTTTATGAGAGCATTTGCTGTTAAGCTTATTTGGGGTGTATATGATAAAGATAATAATTTATTAAGCACTTTTAGATATATGGAGGACGGTTCATTTAACAATGCTGATGATGAAGAAATGAATATAGAAGATAATGCTTTAATAACTTTATTGAGTCCTATGGAAGTTAATAAAGAATTAATAGAAAAATGGAAAAATCAGCTTTTAGATTATGATATAATTCAGCCTTTTAATCAATTATCTTCAGAAACTAAAGAAGATTTAATTGAGAGAATACCTGACAAAGTAACTGCAGGAAGTATTAAGAATGCTGCATTAAAATTAGGTATGGATAAATCAGATGAGGGAGGATTTATAAATTTTTATTATTTATATGATTACTATAATAAAGCTGTTGTTGTTATAGAAACTTCAAATCTTTATTATGGTTCTAGTACTACAGATGAAATCAGTATTAAAATAAAATTTAAAAATGCTAATGAAAGATTTGAATATGGGGCATATCTTATATTGTCTAATTATCTAAAATAAATTTCTAAATTTAAATATCACTTGGGCGGGGATGCTTTTTCAAAGTAAGTTATGAAGTTAATTAAAATTAGAATTTAAAAAATAGGCATCAAAGAATAAAGGGCGGGGTATGTAAATAGATTTTTTGCCTATTTTGATTCCCACCCTATAGGCTTTTTGAATTTATCTGTTATTTTTGTTATATATTATTTTAAAAATTTTTTCTGTAATTTTAGATGTCCACCCAAGAGTTTTTTAAATTTAGAATGAATACACCGCACGAAAAATGAAATTATATATCTAGGTTCATTAATAATAACATGTTATTTATATATGAAATTTAATTAACCGTGCGTTTAATTAAATTTCCAATTTCCAACCCTCATCATTATGATATATCATAAGTTTTGTCATACCACCGTCTACAATAATATTTTCTCCATTTATAAAATCATTATTACAAAGAAACCAAGCAGTACTAGCTATATCAGAAGTTTTTCCAACTTTGGCACTAGGATGCTGAAGTATATCTTCCTTGCTGAATGAAGCATCATCAATAGTATTAATCCAACCCGGACTAATAGAATTAACTCTTACTTTATGAGATAAACTTACTGCCATAGCATGTGTTAAAGAGATAATAGCTCCTTTAGCAGCACTGTAGCTTTCACTGTCTTTTTGCGACATAAAAGCCCTTGTAGAAGCAATATTTATTATGCAGGATTTTTCATTGAAGTGATTCATTAAATTTTTTGTTATTTCATAAGGGGCAGCAGCACCGATTTTAAAAATCTCTAAAAAGTCATCATAACTGCAGTTACTTAAAAGTCCTTTATTTGAATAGCATGCATTGTTTATTAAATAATCTATATTTTCAAATTTTTCTATTACTTTGTCTGTAAA
It encodes the following:
- a CDS encoding SDR family oxidoreductase: MANKVCIITGASNGIGKEIALLFAKNNCDIAFIDKDNENGLKLYKQIKDIGRECLFINDNIDNEKSIKSFTDKVIEKFENIDYLINNACYSNKGLLSNCSYDDFLEIFKIGAAAPYEITKNLMNHFNEKSCIINIASTRAFMSQKDSESYSAAKGAIISLTHAMAVSLSHKVRVNSISPGWINTIDDASFSKEDILQHPSAKVGKTSDIASTAWFLCNNDFINGENIIVDGGMTKLMIYHNDEGWKLEI
- a CDS encoding PepSY-like domain-containing protein, with translation MTKKLFALLITLTIISTSSAFADLVVPASSLPQRARSFIQQIYPNVQIWKVERDDGKFEVKLSNGAKIDFLYNGDWHSIDGEYNAVPFSALPANIASTIRNTYPQAAVIDVEKEWGNYKVKLNNFMELFISANGQLMGQKFDD
- a CDS encoding DUF4132 domain-containing protein, whose product is MIVLSLEEINNIVEKNYNKKFDKTTSFIDDSIISNVLIKDKSSKVTSKVIRYILGEYLDIKEAYRLRNADMIGNSLDSESLNEALEKVYKLWNEDNKKKSILYPYCIFANNIQLDNLYKRAVSIASGRFKLACSMLEAIALSGTKKGLALVYEASRKFKQASVKNTCSFIIEDITKKLGISKEEFADRIIPDFDFDRNGIRIIESDNKKFKITLKPDFTISIFDEIKNKEYKTLPKDFPQTPKKELTKLKSEINKMLKTQTDRLLLVLMDGRKWTLNEWKEIFFDNPFMRAFAVKLIWGVYDKDNNLLSTFRYMEDGSFNNADDEEMNIEDNALITLLSPMEVNKELIEKWKNQLLDYDIIQPFNQLSSETKEDLIERIPDKVTAGSIKNAALKLGMDKSDEGGFINFYYLYDYYNKAVVVIETSNLYYGSSTTDEISIKIKFKNANERFEYGAYLILSNYLK
- a CDS encoding C45 family autoproteolytic acyltransferase/hydolase yields the protein MYHSRFKGSHYEAGFKYGKLLSKNNINPLEKIKISNDRKYFANKCMPIYNQFFPEIIEEIKGISDGLNTNDNIKIDYKNICEFLFTIYAFTFDNKCSSFAFKTDNDIILVKNSDFLKDIKNYCDSMYYKINSSYLFIGNTTAFIEIEDGINEKGLAAALTFVYPTKIDYGFNAGMIIRYILEKCSTVDEALEFLKNIPISSAQNIILADRKGSIALIECNCKKVEIIKNDYVFISNHFVSKSMKEYNTNIEDDIYSNERYITMEDAFKNYDYDLNFAKKLISGEYGFLCQYDRKLNFDTVWSAIYSIKNKKVYIAEGNPSRKKFKEDNRLKFDY